A segment of the Niveibacterium umoris genome:
TCGGGAACGAGGCGGTGGATCGTCGCGTCGTCACGCAGCGCGAGGACATCGGCACCGGCATCCCCGGCGTGATCGGCAACGTGCTGTGGTTCCTGATCGCAGGCTGGTGGCTGGCGCTCGGCCACCTGTTCCATGCGCTGCTGTGCTGCATCACGATCATCGGCATCCCCTTCGGGCTGCAGCATCTGAAGCTCGCTGGGCTTGCGCTGGCGCCCATCGGCAAGACGGTGGTGCCGCTGGACCGCGCCCTCGCCCGCTGAAACACCGGCCACCGGCATGCTCCACGACCCGGCCCGCCACGAAGCGCTTCGCGCCATCGCTTGGGACGAGGCGCGGGTGCGCGACACGATCCGCTTCATCGTGAGCGAGACCGAGTCGCACTACCGGCCCCGGCGCTACTGGCCGATTCATCCGCGCGACGTCAATCCGGACGAGGACCCTGCGATCGCGTCGACCACGCTGTACTTCGGTGCCTGCGGCGTGATCTGGGCCCTGCACTATCTGCAGGCCTGTGGCGCAGCGCCACTGACGCGCAGCTACCTTGACGATCTCGAAACGCTGCGTCTGGACAACCGCGCCTGGCTCGCCTCGATCGGCAGCCGCGACTTCGCCGCCTACCTGATGGGCGACACGCCGATCCGGCTACTCGCTTACGGCCTCGACGCCGACGAAGCGCAGGCCGCGGCGCTCGCCGACCTGATCGACGGCAACCTCGATCACCCGACGCGCGAATTGATGTGGGGCGCGCCGGGCACCCTGCTGGCAGCCCTGTTCCTGCACGAGCGTAGCGGCGAGCAACGCTGGGCGGCCTTGTTCCGCAAGTCGGCCACACACCTGTGGTCGCAACTCGAATGGTCAGACGTGCATCAGTGCGCCTTCTGGACACAAGACCTGTACGGCGAAAGGAGCACCTACCTCGATGCCGTGCATGGCTTCGTCGCGACCGCCGTGCCGCTGATCCACGGGCGCCATCTGTTCGACGCCGCTCAGCGCGACGCCTGGCTCGACTGCATCGCCAACACCGTCAAGCGCACAGCAACATGGGAGAACGGTCAGGCCAGCTGGCGTGCCCAGCTAAACGAGGCCGGCGACCGGCCACCCAAGAAACTGATGCAGTTCTGCCATGGTGCGCCAGGCTTCGTGATCTGCCTCGCCGATCACCCCGACGCCACGCTCGATCCGCTGCTGATCGCCGCGGGCGAAGCCACGTGGAGCGCCGGTCCGTTGAGCAAGGGCTCGAACCTGTGTCACGGCACCGGCGGCAACGGCTACGCCTTCCTCAAACTCTATCGCCGCACCGCCGACCCGCTGTGGCTCGCGCGCGCCCGCGCCTTCGCCATGCACGGCATCGCGCAGCTGGAAGCCGAACACGCGACCACCGGGCACCTGCGCCACTCGCTGTGGACCGGCGACCCCGGCTTCGCGATTTACCTGTGGGACTGCCTGCGCGGCGAAGCGGCATTCCCGACGCTGGATGTGTTCTTCGCCTGAACCCATCCGCGCCGCGCGCCGCTCGCACTACAGGTGGGCCGGCCGGGCCGGTCAGGCAGGCTGCGTCGCCGGCGCCTGATCCGCGGGCTGGTCGGTGATGCGGCGGATCGGTGTCAGGCTCACGCCCAGCAGCACGATCATCAGCAAGGACAAACCACTCGCCGTGAACAGCGCGGCCGGGTTCAGCACCCGCAAGGCGGCCCCGGCGGCGGCAGCGGCCAGCGGCGAGAGCCCCATGAAAATGAACATGAACACGCTCATCGCGCGGCCCAGCATGGCCGGCGGTACACGCCGCTGCATCCAGGTGAACACGGCGACCTGAACGTAACCCGCCAGCGCGCCGAGCGGCGCGAGCAGCGCCACGCCTTGCCAGGTCGCCGTGATGTGCCCGAAGGGCAGAAAGGTCAGCGCCGCGGTCGCGTCGATCGCCAGCACCGTCAGTCCGAGTGTCTTCAGGCGCCATTTCGGCAAGGCGCCGGCCAGCACCATGCCGAGCAGCGAGCCGATGCCGTGCCCCGCGAGCAGGAAACCCAGCGCGGCCGCACCGCCTTGCAGTTGCGTGTTGGCCAGCACGGGGAGTGCGACCTGCAGCGGGCCGCCGACGAAGAAGGCGATCGCCGCGAAGTAAAGGCACAGCGCGCGCAGTTCGACGTCGCGCCACATTGCGCCCATCGCCTCGCCAACCGCATGCAGCACCGACCGCGCGCCCCCATTGCCCGCCAGCACGATGGTCTGCACCTGCTGCAAGGTCCAGGCCGAGATCGCAAAGGTCAGCGCGTCGAACGCGAAAGCCATGCCAAGGCCGGCGGCATTTTCGATCTTGCCCGCCGCATGCGGTGCGGCGGCGTCGCCAAAGGTGGCGATCAAGAGGCCGGCCAGCAGCGGCCCGATGAGGACGGTGAGTTGGCGCAAGCCCATCAGGAATCCGTTGGCAGCCTGCAGCGACTGCGGCGGCAGGGCCTGCGGCAGGATCGAACTGCCCGCCGGGAAGCTGAAGGCGGTGACCAGCCCGATCGCCAGCGCCAGCCCGTACACCATCCACAGCTGGATCGTGCCCGACCACACCAGCGCCGCCAGCAGGCCGATGAGCGCCGCATTCAGGTACTTCGTGAGCAGCAACACCCTATGCGGGGAGTAGCGATCGACCAGGGCGCCGCCGATCAGGATGAAGATGGCGCGCGGCAGACTGACCACCGCCAGCACGGTGCCGAGCACCAGCGGATCGCCGGTCATCTTGAGCACCAGCCACGGCAAGGCGATCTGCGTGAACTGGTCGCCCAGCATCGACAGCGCGCCGCCGCCGAGCAGCCAGCGGAAATTGCGGTTGGCGAAGAGCGCACGTTTGGGGTCGCTGTGGCCCGCGAGCGGGTCTGTTTGGGGGTTCATCGGGATCGTCCTCGTTGTTGTTGGGTCGGTGCCGCTGGCGCCGGGGCTGCGCTTGGCGTGTCACGGCCCACCGCGCGGCGCAGGTAGGCCAGCAGCTCGGGCGTAACGCCCGTCTCGCGCTGCAGATTGGTCTCGTTGGCGTACATCGTCGCGAACTTGCTGCGGATGTTTTCGTCCGGCCCGGTGAAGCGGTTCACAAGCTCCATCCAGCGTTGCGCGTAGCCCTTGACCTGTGGCGAGAGCGGGTCGACGCCCTGCGCCATCGCGCTTCGTACCGACTGGATCAGCGCCGGCCATTCGGCTTCGGTTTCGCGCACCAGCTCACGATCGATCGCGTTGCGCCAGTGGTCAAAGGTCTTCAGCTCCTCCTCATCGAAGTAGCGTTCGAGCGCACGCATCATGCCCATCGTCACCAGCAGTTGCTCGGTAAGGCCCTCTTCCTGGCGCTCCGCACGTTCCGCGATGCGGCGCAAGGCGTGCAGCAGGCGCTGCTGACGCAATACCTGGGCCTCCACCTGGGCGATGTGTCGTGTCAGCACATCGAGCAAGGGGGGATTCTCGGCATCCAGCAGGGGGCCGATTTCCTTG
Coding sequences within it:
- a CDS encoding lanthionine synthetase C family protein — protein: MLHDPARHEALRAIAWDEARVRDTIRFIVSETESHYRPRRYWPIHPRDVNPDEDPAIASTTLYFGACGVIWALHYLQACGAAPLTRSYLDDLETLRLDNRAWLASIGSRDFAAYLMGDTPIRLLAYGLDADEAQAAALADLIDGNLDHPTRELMWGAPGTLLAALFLHERSGEQRWAALFRKSATHLWSQLEWSDVHQCAFWTQDLYGERSTYLDAVHGFVATAVPLIHGRHLFDAAQRDAWLDCIANTVKRTATWENGQASWRAQLNEAGDRPPKKLMQFCHGAPGFVICLADHPDATLDPLLIAAGEATWSAGPLSKGSNLCHGTGGNGYAFLKLYRRTADPLWLARARAFAMHGIAQLEAEHATTGHLRHSLWTGDPGFAIYLWDCLRGEAAFPTLDVFFA
- a CDS encoding YccF domain-containing protein; amino-acid sequence: MRLIGNLLWLVFGGLWMALGWILAGAICFVSIIGIPWGRACFVIGQLAFLPFGNEAVDRRVVTQREDIGTGIPGVIGNVLWFLIAGWWLALGHLFHALLCCITIIGIPFGLQHLKLAGLALAPIGKTVVPLDRALAR
- a CDS encoding MerR family transcriptional regulator, translated to MEYTVGELAKRCGLTVRALHHYEKLKLLQPSGRSEAGYRLYAEADVLRLHRLLALRHSGLSLKEIGPLLDAENPPLLDVLTRHIAQVEAQVLRQQRLLHALRRIAERAERQEEGLTEQLLVTMGMMRALERYFDEEELKTFDHWRNAIDRELVRETEAEWPALIQSVRSAMAQGVDPLSPQVKGYAQRWMELVNRFTGPDENIRSKFATMYANETNLQRETGVTPELLAYLRRAVGRDTPSAAPAPAAPTQQQRGRSR
- a CDS encoding MFS transporter, which gives rise to MNPQTDPLAGHSDPKRALFANRNFRWLLGGGALSMLGDQFTQIALPWLVLKMTGDPLVLGTVLAVVSLPRAIFILIGGALVDRYSPHRVLLLTKYLNAALIGLLAALVWSGTIQLWMVYGLALAIGLVTAFSFPAGSSILPQALPPQSLQAANGFLMGLRQLTVLIGPLLAGLLIATFGDAAAPHAAGKIENAAGLGMAFAFDALTFAISAWTLQQVQTIVLAGNGGARSVLHAVGEAMGAMWRDVELRALCLYFAAIAFFVGGPLQVALPVLANTQLQGGAAALGFLLAGHGIGSLLGMVLAGALPKWRLKTLGLTVLAIDATAALTFLPFGHITATWQGVALLAPLGALAGYVQVAVFTWMQRRVPPAMLGRAMSVFMFIFMGLSPLAAAAAGAALRVLNPAALFTASGLSLLMIVLLGVSLTPIRRITDQPADQAPATQPA